Proteins from a single region of Carassius gibelio isolate Cgi1373 ecotype wild population from Czech Republic chromosome B15, carGib1.2-hapl.c, whole genome shotgun sequence:
- the LOC127973109 gene encoding P2Y purinoceptor 14, with translation MESTVSATIFTTFPRDTITPNITNTTQGPCEPTEVSAHPAFMYAYSLVFLVSLVLNCITMRVYFCSNQRVQSSVMVYMRNLVAADFFLCLCLPLRIVHNATYSRTIRNIYCSFGASAFYINMYASILFMDFIAVNRYLKIVQPLETHALQTLRTARQISIGTWISLLAMSSVYLILFLQTSSDHDQNVNCESLHSHKLSVVYKIIHCMSFAVFAFVLVSLVFLYWKTLQKIQQAQLSTQTVSSHHKFNKSKRNILVLVVVFCVCFVPYHLVRLPYVFSSNCTFNTLKELTILLSVLNVCFDPLIYFMFCKAFREQLRKKDLQRSSEDKT, from the exons ATGGAGTCTACAGTGTCTGCAACCATCTTCACCACTTTCCCAAGAGATACAATTACACCAAACATTACCAACACAACTCAAGGTCCCTGTGAACCTACAGAGGTCTCAGCCCACCCTGCTTTCATGTATGCATACTCACTAGTCTTTCTCGTCAGTCTGGTGCTTAACTGCATCACAATGCGGGTTTATTTCTGTTCCAATCAGCGTGTTCAGTCCAGCGTCATGGTCTACATGAGGAACCTGGTTGCAGCTGACTTCTTCCTTTGTCTTTGTTTACCTTTGCGCATTGTTCACAATGCTACCTATTCCAGAACAATACGCAACATTTACTGCAGCTTTGGAGCATCAGCATTCTATATAAACATGTATGCAAGCATTCTCTTCATGGACTTTATTGCTGTGAACAG GTACCTGAAGATTGTCCAGCCATTGGAGACTCATGCTCTGCAGACGCTTCGTACCGCTCGCCAAATTTCCATAGGAACTTGGATTTCCTTGTTAGCCATGTCTTCCGTCTACTTGATCCTCTTTCTTCAGACCTCCTCGGATCATGATCAAAATGTTAACTGTGAGTCCCTGCACAGTCACAAGCTCAGTGTTGTCTACAAAATCATCCACTGCATGTCATTTGCAGTCTTCGCATTTGTGCTAGTGTCTCTGGTTTTTCTTTATTGGAAGACTCTGCAAAAGATTCAACAAGCCCAGTTGTCCACACAGACTGTATCCAGCCACCATAAGTTTAACAAGTCTAAGCGCAACATATTAGTTCTAGTGGTAGTTTTCTGTGTATGTTTTGTGCCTTATCACCTGGTGAGACTGCCTTACGTGTTCAGCAGCAACTGTACATTTAACACCCTGAAAGAGCTGACTATCCTGCTTTCAGTTCTAAATGTCTGTTTTGATCctctaatatattttatgttctgcAAGGCCTTCAGAGAGCAGCTAAGAAAGAAAGATTTGCAAAGATCCAGTGAAGATAAAACATGA